gcgtcggaagcaaattgaaagtgggagggctagactaatcatcagaaatattgacaaaaatcatgaaaatcctaatccggggggggggggggggggtatacctttAACTCCAATGTTAACTgccaaatccccccccccccacccctctgATTACCGTATATTTACATATTAGGTATCTTCGTCTATAAAACACCGGACCCCCTCCACCAAAAAGCATTCAGCGTTTAAGAGGGATGGGTGGATTTGACCGTTTTTATACGGCCTTTATTGATCTCATTGAAAAGTCTTAGAGCTAGCTCTGTAAAAAGATatcggaaaacattcaaatttgaCATGAAGAACACTGTGTATAGGGATATTTTCGCCcagtgtaattttcgcccttctacacttgcaaacagtttcacccACCCGAATCATGAATTTCCTAATctgtggggagggggggggggctgcgtactttacctatgactccaattttcaatatcacttttttatatatataacaaccTCCGCGATGCTATattcctaatggttaggtctaactttgcaaaaaaggggGAGAGGGgccaagcccccccccccccccccagttccgacgcctatgcgaCGGTGCGCAccttgaacatgcacaaagtacgcgctGTGGCTCGGAGAAAAACGCTGTAAGAACGAAGTGGGGTCGCCGTGGCAGCGCCGTAAAGTATCCAACAGCGCTATTACCGGCTGATTAGAGTCCTTTGGCGCTCTGAAGTAACGCACATATTTTTGGATGTCCAAGCAgagcatacaaattgaataccgcgcgttAGTTTCATTATAAAATGAAGATGTATcgttaaatatttacattccccaTATTTTTGGTATGTACACTGATGTAAAGTGAGTTGAAAGCTACTGCAGTTATAACATAAAGTACTGAATAAATAAGGATAATACAGGCTATTACGCTCTAAACCACATTTGCAGGCTAggaaagaagttaaaaaaatgtaaatattatcatgtttttttaaaagatctaACTGCAACGTTATGTGCAAACAATTTTTCACAACGTACATTAGTTTagctttttatattttgtgaattttgtgttttaaaagatGATATTGATATATCTAATTAGGTACTAGAAcacatgttatattttttgcttttatatatTCAAACCTGTAGCCATTGGCTATTTATAGCGTATCACATGCATGTATTCAAGTTATGCACGATTTTCACTCATTCGAAGGCTTTTCTTTGCTGCATTTACGCAATCCCCACCCACCCACTTATGaagtgacatttaaaaatcgAAGGACTGTgcacaataaaatgtaaattgctttatttcagaaagaagtttgaagaatatttatatgtatttgtacGTGTAAATAAATGCAGCAAATAAGCAGCGCTTCCTTCACTAATcatgtgtttttttattattgtaaataatttatgttcggTTGAGTGGAACGAATAAGAATTTCTAATGCATGGTAAATAATCCGGAAAATATTAACACCACCAGTTCACCTTTTACTATAATCCAAAATGGCTGCGCCCATAAattgttgaaaaacaaaaattcaaagtgtTGAAAGAAATGGCTGATGcctattcatttgttaaaggcGGGAAGTTAAGATTAAAAGGTCATAAAGATAAAAAGTGAGTATAgtataaaaaatgttgaattattttaaaacaatttaaaatcaatgtatttgAAACGTATTCGTACTTCAGACGTACGAATACTGTtcaaccagagacataaataacgttACTCATGTCATTGGTTGAACATAAattttgatacaaacagttttatTGGATATTTTCCAGACATAAAAAACACAAGAAAAAGAGAAAGCATGACGAAATAGACAATTCTTCACAAGGCAGTTCACACACAGATCCTGACATAGCTGCTCATGGTAAGAAAGTAGGATCACACGGGAGCTCCGTTGTCAGAGAGTATGGATCTCTGGTGTCTATAtctgaatacaaatataaaatataataagaaTTGGTAGTCTTATGTCATTGGTTTAATGGTTTTGTGACTGTTAGTAAGAAATTGATCTTAGAACTCGGAAGCTCAGTGGTTTAAGAACCACCGGCACTCAAACTCAAGGagcatattttctttattatattcattgacTGTTAGACTGTTACATACAATTCCAGGTATCCGTGTACTAATGTATTTATGTTTCTGTTTGAGGTAAATAAAGAAATTCTAATTGTTACCTACATGATTAATTAAGTCtttgtaattctttgtttattattagggcttttcgactttcggtcgaaaagacctattgtttttgtctttttttattattattattttcgacagatttctgtcagcgattttttgaaaactggaaggaaTACTAATACAAGTATACATTGGTCTTAaagcaaatatatcaatttatgaaATGTAAGGTTTTCGATTTCCGGTTctggtacttccggtttttacaaggaaatttgcaaaaattgtttgaaactcaattctttgtttattttttaatgtagagcattcaaattttagaattatctttatcataaatagttgtacaaaattgtaagcgtaggcaactttctatctcttactgtttttgagatattaagtcgTAATCTctaaaaaaggggggatgaaaaaacaaaaacattcaaatgacctttaaaaaattatttgacgcCTGAATATTATTAGAATAgaagtaattaatatatattccaagtttcattgaaaagtattgagtacttccggttttatgagccgatgaaaattgtctatgggagtttctatgttaaattgaattcacgcgtgtaacgttttctcaaacagttatgaagcaaatatttttatttttgatatttgcaataagggacctaatgcgcagaccggaaaaggtcctggaaaagaacttttgaaaaataagggatctgtaggggtcagtattaaaaacagccctttagctgtatcttttttattattcatccaattttcaaaatattttcggTTAATAATTCAGAATAAAGAGtgcaatcttaaaattatggtccgaggggccactttttgactccttacaGGGGTTTGGAGggcccaaagatcatcacttgttgaaatttcaaaatgttttaagtaagagttatctcgctttgatGTAAGAATGTAGATCATAagtactataggcataccaagttttgtgtcccaGGAATTAATACtttcttcaatatgattttttgaaaatattcctctggaaattagaagtgtagctacctgtaaagttctggagttatctttcttttcacattgcactactcataagttcaTATCTAAGCAAATGgagataccaaggcgtttagaacacttggaaataaattagagaataattttatgttgaacatttaattaaaaagggataatggggctgtcgaaaagccctaactttttgttgaagacaaaaaaagttctagttttaTATTGTCATTTGTTTAAACCATCAAGTTCTATAGTTGTTTCCAACAACATTTAGTGTACTGAGCCCCTTCTTTTGTTACAATATGGCATATACGGTGATATACCtaattcaattataaaaattgatgaattaaaCTATCAACTGGTGAAGGAATAGTTCAAATGTTATATCCAATAAAAATCTTGATAAGAACTTTCCAATTAACTGTTACTATATAGCTTAATTAACATTGGTATTCAATTACGTATGATTTAGTTTGTGTTAGAAAATTTTAAGGCTTTTATTGGTGGATATACATACcctgaattttctttttcaataggTGGCTGGTGGAAGGCAAAAAAGTTTGAAGATATTACAGGAAATGTTGCAATAGAAATAGGCGATAGTCGCTATGTTTCTGCTGTAGATAATGGCACATTTAGGCTTGGAGAACCAAGGGATCAAGGTgaatataaaaaacatttatagcttAAGCTGTGAAAAAGTCAAATATGTTTCACAAATTTATGAACTTGTATCCAACTACCTGgaataaaatcttaaaaagcTTCTTACtttaaattctttatatattttttaattttaacttgaaaaattgtattacatgtaataaattttattttgatataattaaacagttgcaaaaaagaaaaaccttTAAAGCAGTTTTCCTTCAATGAAGTATGAAGtcctatttttgaaaaattgttcatCAAATTAGTTGATTCCTCTGAATCATTTGCTAGATCAGagagataaaatttaaatttagttttaaagTTCTGGCTTTTTCAAGGCATTTAAACGAAGCATTGTTGAACAAGTCCTTAGTATTTGTACAGGTGATGGACCAGAAGCAGAGGAAATATTGACAGCTGTGCAAGTGTCGGACACAAAAATTGCGTTGAAGTCCGGATATGGGAAATACTTGACAGTGGATCCCGACGGAGATGTGACAGGAAAGGCAGAGGCCATCGGAATGAGAGAACAATGGGAGCCTGTGTTTCAAGATGTAGGTTTTTTTCAAAACTCTATATTACATTGAAATTGAGGTTTGACCAGCAGAGCAGGTGCTCGCAAGACTTGAAGTGCTTGCCAAACTTTGTGTTACAGGTATTTGGAATATAGGTGAGCGCTCGCATACACATGCTTTGCTGAACATGCCTCAGAACAGTACCATTACTAACATAGCAAATTTTTTCATGTGATAAATATGTTTTGCATGGAAGACATATGTGTTACTGTTTGTTACAGGAAAGTGacttcaaatttttattctaatatgtATAAAAGTTGTTTGTTTTCAACATAACAGGGCAAAATGGCTCTGAATGGCAGCAATGGGAAGTTTTTATCTGCAAACAGAGATGATGAAATAGTTTGTCTCAGTTCCAAAGCTGGAGAGCAAGAAATAATACAGGTATGTTTTCACAATAAATGAACTCACTTGACTAGCATCTTGCAAGCAATAGATCAGGATTATTTTTTGCACATGcactatttttatttaattgtcatTTAGATTGATTTTGTTTAGTTGATAACATTCCTTCAAGCATATAAAGGTACATATATTCAGAGATTATTTCACCATTTTCACCCCACATAGAATTCATTGTTTTTGCTTGGTCATTAAATATAGCAATTTCAAATGCGGGTGCCAATACATTtgtatgcattatttttttcatagacTGTCATTTGTATTTGTTTACTGAAACCTTAGTCTTTAATGTACAgctaatcaaatcaaaattccTTTCCATTCAGATTCGATTAAATACTTCTTTGGAAGTTGATCCTCTAGAAAATATTCCGAAGGAAGAGCGAGGAAAAGTGAAGGAAACTGAAATCAATTATGTGTAAGAAAACCAGAAAGCATTGTATTACCTATTCATCTAgcacatttttaaatatcaatctGTGTAAATGGGGATACAATTTGGTACATTTTATTTGCAGGAAAAAATTCCAAAGCTTTCAAGACAGGAAACTAAAAGTAAGCAAAGAGGATGTATCTTCTCTTAAAAAGGCAAAGAAGGAAGGAATATTTCATGAAACTTTATTAGACAGGCAAGTAATGATATTGACATGTATTCTCTGTTTTGATCAATCAAttctgttttgaatattttgatcaaatataCATCTTGTTACCCTCATTTGCAAACTTCTTTTTAATCACAGTTTGGTATTTTACCCCATGCAACAAAGTAGCGAGGGGTATGTTTTTGACCAGTCCGTCAGTCATTCAGTCCGCGAGTCCTGTTGAGCCCTTTTGAACTTCGAATTAGGCCCTATGTTAAATATAGTAATGAAAAGTTTGTAAGTGCAACTCCTCTTAAACCACTGCATATAACTTAGTGAGACATTGTAGGCAACAATGTGCATATTACCAGGAAATTCCAATTCCACTATTTTTCTATGAATTTTGGCCCTTTGAACTTCAAATTTTGGCCATACAAGAAGTTTTTTAGGAATGATTTTTTGGGAGTTACActctttatcaaattattttgtgtatttaatgCATACATTGCCATTCATTATGTATATCATTGTTAATTAATGGGGGAGCGAGAGGTAAGTGAGCTGGTTCCTTTTTCCTTTCATCTTTGTAAAGcttttgattcattttattttcagaagaGAGAAAATGAAGGCGGATAGATACTGCAAATAACTTTAGTTCTGCAAAATCCAGGGCTTTTATTGACATGATTAATGGTGACAGAATCCATTGCTTCTACTGAAAAGCTGTTGTacagtaaataaaaagaaaggaCTAAATACCACTAACAATCATGAATATCAGTCAAAATGCTTAAGGTGTTTATCAGGATCAGTATTGCTTTTTCATACATAAAGAATATTGACTTGTGcatttactggtatattagAATTGATATCAAGACTTAAGGAATAGATTGAAAAAAttttaagtgacaaaaaaaaaatacatgtatttatttttgtttaggaCGTTTTTCTAGACATTTATTGTTTTGGAGAGTACCGGTACTCTCcatgatttttataataaaagtattgaaGCTCATTATAGTCATGGTTATGATTTGCAATACCACTTTCAGAGGAGAAGATTACTCAAATTGACTCCCCAACCCCACTAATATGATATTCAAGGTAGGGTGCAAATTTCTACATTGGAATGTAagcattttcttctcaagaagtaAAATGCTACAGTATGTGAATGGTATCACTATACAGTTATTCAGATAAttccatcttcgctagccaagggttttcggtccactttgctccccataaacccttggcggatttcattacgaaaactcggtgtcAAGCTCCTTTtaatgattggctgcagctgcgagtagctgatccaatcgcagtgcttgtaaatatatataatataaactttaaaagaaaacacgtgtgatctttggtaaaacatacggtgcttttaacaagttgagacacaagttctcgagtacgATGCCTCCCCAACGATGCTCTTACCggatcgctttaaaaacctatatattttactgggattgaacatagttctacaaacttgtaagggctcgcgtgatagcatgggaagaaaacatggcgaatgtagaagttgcctatcccgttagtatataagTTCCTGCTTATGATTATTGCTTTTAAGGGTTCAATGAGCTCtgttttattcaatttctttggtccgcaatatggcatgaaagctttcCTATAATGCGGTGACTTTTTCACTTccggtacaggtccttacaaaacactatgaataaaacattccgtgctttccctaggttataacttaattcgtattttaTTTCATCGTTAATTATGCTCCGATATTCGCTAGTCAACGTGTTTTCAAGCtgtattaatgccgtagtgtgtatataacctgttgtttaattcgattaaaatgtaaatatgcaaggggcgcaactcaagttgctcgctagatagcgccaccacatcaccgagttttcgtaatgaaatccgccaagggtttatggggagcaaagtggaccgaaaacccttggctagcgaagatggatAATTCATTCAGAATGTGACACCTGAACTTATTCTGTATGAAGCTAAAGAAGAGGTGCACATTTCAACTAACGTGTACTGTATACAAGGTTATTTTCGCTCCGTGGTATTTTCACCtttcttcacttgcaaacagtttcgcccagTCTTGAATTTGACCAGACgtagttgtgtttaaagagagataattggagacattggaattcaccCAATCTTAAATTCACCCGCTGGCAAAAACGGccaaaataaaacgggggcgaatattacCCTGTATACAGTTCCGGTATATgtgataaaattgtcaaaactTTATTGACTTTCAGAGAAATCATCTAGGAACAAAAGTGGTACAGACAGTCAATTCAAACCATCCACAAGTTTTGTGTCACAATTAACTACCCGAAGTTTAGCAATATTGATTCACAATTTAAAACTAAGATCAGAACAGAGATAATGCCtgtatatattgatttattcaCAAACATAGGAATTCCCTGGATCATTTCTAGTTCTGCATGAAATACAATTGGTATGCAGATTATATTACAAAAATGTGATATTTATTCAACCTTATTGCTTGCaatggaaatacatgtacatgtatataaacatattagatatgtatataaacagtaaaatggggggataaataacaaacatatatttcatattgaaTTAGATCTATAGACAATGCTATGTCTGTATGAAGTCGCCAACAAAATATGTGTAACTTTTTTCAGATCTACAGAGTAAAACCAAAAAAGATTCTATTGAGCAAgttacttaaaaataaatcacaatACGTATCACATGTATATGCCATAAAGGCAGGCTTTGCTTTCCCACTACTTCTTTCATCAAACCAAAAAATCTAATTTCtgtctaaaaattttaaagtagtATTAGAttctaattacatgtaagtacatgtaccatatccaaaaaaaataagatttctgctgatcaaataaatatgttatatgGTTACTGAGTTATAATCACAAAGTATTCTTTATATAATTCTCCTACATCTTGTAATCAAGTATGCTTATTATTTAAGActttaaaatctttgaaaacagACCCTCCCTATACTTCAGCATTGCTCTAACATCTTTCATGTCCAGAATTTCCTCCATTGAGACCACATGATAGCCACTGAGGTCTACCATGTCCGGATTGTTACTCTGTGCTGCTTTCGCTGCTGTTAATGCTAGCACCAAAGACCTGGTCATACTACTCTCTAGAGGAAACAGGCACATCTGCCATAGACTGGTGAGGGCCTGCCCCTCCCCCTCTCCTTCTCTCTGAACTCCGCCAGTGTCCTCATCCAATTGAAACTGGGTCAGCTTGCAGTTCTCAATAAATCGCTGGATATCGTAACCTAGATATGAGGCTTCAATCACATTTGAGATTGGGACTTGTTTTTTCAGATCATCATCGATGTGGAACACAACTGTGGCATACTTGGTTTGGTCCTGGTGTCTGACGGCTACTGTGTGCAGGAATATGTTGTGTGGGGTTTGTGTGGGTGTGGGTAAATTGTCTGAAAGTTCCTCCTCAAACAAAGCACAGTTACTAATTATAGAATTCTGACCCACTTGAAGTGGCAGCTCAAAGTGGCAGTACTCTAAAACTGTGTTTGAGGATACAAAGCACTCAGTGGGTATGCAAGAGTGCATGATGCACCCTAAACCAGTGTCTGAGAACTTCCGTTTTTTAGCACTTGGTTTGATCTCTGTAAAAGTGTTAAAACAGTCTTTAACCAAACCAAGTTCATCCTGGAGTTTAGTGTCAAAACAGAAGTGATAAATATACTCTTTGGTTGTGCCAATGTGAATAAATTTTGATGCATTCATCAGCAAAAGGTTAATATCAGTTCCTTTCAGAAGCTCAAATATCTGTAATCTAGTTGGCACAAGGTTTGGAGTTAAATGTGTTACATTGCTAGTGTTGTGGACATAT
The nucleotide sequence above comes from Magallana gigas chromosome 2, xbMagGiga1.1, whole genome shotgun sequence. Encoded proteins:
- the LOC105339001 gene encoding protein FRG1 homolog, which gives rise to MADAYSFVKGGKLRLKGHKDKKHKKHKKKRKHDEIDNSSQGSSHTDPDIAAHGGWWKAKKFEDITGNVAIEIGDSRYVSAVDNGTFRLGEPRDQGDGPEAEEILTAVQVSDTKIALKSGYGKYLTVDPDGDVTGKAEAIGMREQWEPVFQDGKMALNGSNGKFLSANRDDEIVCLSSKAGEQEIIQIRLNTSLEVDPLENIPKEERGKVKETEINYVKKFQSFQDRKLKVSKEDVSSLKKAKKEGIFHETLLDRREKMKADRYCK